In a single window of the Campylobacter fetus subsp. testudinum 03-427 genome:
- the rplI gene encoding 50S ribosomal protein L9 (Pfam matches to PF03948.10 Ribosomal_L9_C, and to PF01281.15 Ribosomal_L9_N) → MKVLLIKDVKGLGKAGEVKDVKDGYGNNFLIGKGLAKSATDAVLKQYEAAKKRAQEEIEYEISQNEKLKAELENIKIIIKTKLGANGALFGSITKDEIANALKEQKGYEVDKKALECDHIKATGIYDVVLKLKHGISAKFKVEVAGE, encoded by the coding sequence ATGAAAGTATTGTTGATAAAAGATGTAAAAGGGCTTGGAAAAGCCGGAGAAGTAAAAGATGTAAAAGACGGTTATGGTAATAATTTTTTGATAGGAAAAGGTCTTGCAAAGTCTGCGACCGACGCTGTTTTAAAACAATACGAAGCAGCCAAAAAAAGAGCGCAAGAAGAGATAGAATACGAAATCAGCCAAAACGAAAAATTAAAAGCCGAACTTGAAAATATAAAAATAATTATAAAAACAAAACTAGGTGCAAACGGAGCTCTATTTGGCAGTATAACAAAAGATGAGATAGCAAACGCTTTAAAAGAGCAAAAAGGATATGAAGTAGATAAAAAAGCACTTGAGTGCGATCATATAAAAGCAACTGGAATTTATGACGTAGTGTTGAAACTAAAACATGGAATTTCAGCTAAATTTAAAGTTGAAGTAGCGGGTGAGTAA
- a CDS encoding archaeal ATPase family protein (Pfam match to PF01637.14 Arch_ATPase), translating to MFKTGSPVKGDDFIDRKKHLPIFKAYLENNQHIMIKAPRRFGKTSLIKQVFEHEKAFNYIYIDLRRAMDLASLSNQILEKAYGFAGIDGFFEQFKKSITELLKTIQKVKIDDIGEITLKHLENGVKDEREYFLHSLEVVEKISEKKNLNIKFVFDEFQDILRISDDFILEQIRSVVQHHQNVTYIFLGSIESVMTKIFSSKISPFFHFAKIMELDGLDIEELFYYAKKVFDKKDISLDHSLSDMLKFLNGHPDYSIQVLQTLYYKVTVESIKFIDYSLCVEVLTSVIIANKPYLEELISKTKQKKSHYEVLHAIANGYSSNLNPKSLYSIHSSLEDMGLIRKIGRGEYKINDIFLEILLKQKDDELILENKIIIDGFLGS from the coding sequence ATGTTTAAAACAGGAAGTCCGGTAAAAGGCGATGATTTTATAGATAGGAAAAAGCATTTACCGATATTTAAAGCTTATTTGGAAAATAATCAACATATTATGATTAAAGCTCCTAGGAGATTTGGTAAAACTTCTTTGATAAAACAAGTTTTTGAGCATGAAAAAGCTTTTAATTATATTTATATAGATTTAAGAAGAGCGATGGATTTAGCTTCATTATCTAATCAAATTTTAGAAAAAGCTTATGGATTTGCCGGTATCGACGGCTTTTTTGAGCAATTTAAAAAGTCTATCACCGAGCTTCTAAAAACAATACAAAAAGTAAAAATAGACGATATAGGCGAGATCACTTTAAAGCATTTAGAAAACGGTGTTAAAGATGAAAGAGAGTATTTTTTACACTCTTTAGAAGTAGTGGAAAAAATATCTGAAAAAAAGAATTTAAATATTAAATTTGTATTTGACGAGTTTCAAGATATTTTGCGTATAAGTGATGATTTTATATTGGAGCAAATTCGCTCAGTAGTCCAGCATCATCAAAACGTTACTTATATTTTTTTAGGAAGCATAGAAAGCGTAATGACAAAGATATTTTCTTCTAAAATATCGCCTTTTTTTCATTTTGCTAAGATTATGGAGCTAGATGGGCTGGACATAGAAGAGTTGTTTTACTATGCTAAAAAAGTGTTTGATAAAAAAGATATAAGCTTGGATCATTCGCTATCAGATATGCTGAAATTTCTAAACGGACATCCGGATTATTCTATCCAAGTATTGCAAACTTTGTACTATAAAGTTACTGTTGAAAGTATTAAATTTATAGATTATAGTTTGTGCGTTGAAGTTTTAACTTCTGTTATAATCGCAAATAAGCCTTATCTAGAAGAGCTTATCTCCAAAACTAAACAAAAAAAATCTCATTATGAAGTTTTGCACGCGATAGCAAACGGCTATAGTTCAAATTTAAATCCTAAAAGTTTATACAGCATTCATAGCTCTTTAGAAGATATGGGACTTATAAGAAAAATAGGGCGCGGAGAGTATAAGATAAACGATATATTTTTAGAAATTTTGTTAAAACAAAAAGACGATGAGCTGATACTTGAAAATAAAATAATAATTGACGGTTTTTTAGGATCTTAA
- the ispG gene encoding 1-hydroxy-2-methyl-2-(E)-butenyl 4-diphosphate synthase (Pfam match to PF04551.10 GcpE) yields the protein MQRYPTKQISVGNVKIGGDAPISVQSMTFAKTRDVKECLEQINRLYFAGCDIVRCAVFNKEDIAGLEQVKKESPLPIVADIHFNYSYAVAVSKFVDAIRINPGNIGGKDRIKAVVEACKERNLPIRIGVNSGSLEEQFEKAHGRSVKGMVQSALYNIRLLEELEFTDIAVSLKSSDVYNTMQAYRELRPLTSYPFHLGVTEAGTTFHATIKSAIALGGLLLEGIGDTMRVSITGELEEEIKVARAILQDTGLQKSGLNIISCPTCGRLQSDLVSAIKIVEEKTAHITEPLNVSVMGCVVNAIGEAKGADVAIAFGKGNGLVMRRGEVVARLKEHELVDKFLSEIDDEIKQRASK from the coding sequence ATGCAAAGATACCCTACAAAACAAATTTCAGTCGGAAATGTAAAGATAGGCGGTGACGCTCCTATCAGCGTTCAGTCGATGACGTTTGCAAAAACTAGAGATGTAAAAGAGTGCTTAGAGCAGATAAACAGGCTTTATTTTGCAGGTTGTGATATAGTTCGTTGCGCAGTGTTTAATAAAGAAGATATCGCCGGTCTTGAACAGGTAAAAAAAGAGAGTCCGTTGCCCATAGTAGCTGATATACACTTTAATTATAGCTATGCGGTGGCTGTTTCTAAATTTGTCGATGCTATTAGGATAAATCCGGGAAATATCGGTGGAAAAGATAGGATAAAAGCTGTCGTGGAAGCATGTAAAGAGCGAAATCTTCCTATTAGAATAGGTGTAAATTCAGGTAGTCTTGAAGAACAGTTCGAAAAAGCGCACGGTAGAAGCGTAAAAGGTATGGTACAAAGTGCTTTATATAATATAAGATTACTTGAAGAGCTTGAATTTACCGATATCGCAGTTAGTTTGAAGTCTAGCGATGTTTATAATACTATGCAAGCTTATAGAGAGCTTCGTCCGCTTACTTCATATCCATTTCATCTTGGAGTTACTGAAGCAGGAACTACTTTTCACGCAACTATAAAATCAGCTATCGCACTTGGAGGTTTGTTGCTTGAGGGTATCGGTGATACGATGAGAGTGAGTATAACAGGAGAGCTTGAAGAAGAGATAAAAGTTGCTCGAGCCATACTGCAAGATACTGGACTTCAAAAATCAGGATTAAACATCATATCTTGTCCTACTTGCGGAAGGCTGCAAAGTGATCTTGTGAGTGCTATAAAAATAGTCGAAGAAAAAACAGCTCATATAACAGAACCATTAAACGTAAGCGTAATGGGATGTGTGGTAAATGCGATAGGAGAAGCAAAAGGAGCTGATGTTGCTATAGCTTTTGGTAAAGGAAATGGGCTTGTAATGAGGCGCGGTGAAGTCGTAGCAAGACTAAAAGAGCATGAGCTAGTAGATAAATTTTTAAGTGAAATAGATGATGAGATCAAGCAAAGGGCTAGTAAATAA
- the ribAB gene encoding bifunctional 3,4-dihydroxy-2-butanone 4-phosphate synthase / GTP cyclohydrolase II protein (bifunctional~Pfam match to PF00926.15 DHBP_synthase) → MAFDRVLQAIDDIKNGKMVVMVDDEDRENEGDIVYAACFSDIEKVNFMITNAKGVLCTPVTRELADKFELAPMVSSNTSCHETAFTVSIDAKEAATGVSAYERDMTIKMLVDYNTKADDFVRPGHIFPLIAKKGGVLERTGHTEGSIDLCKLAGVAPVSVICEVVNDDGTMARRDDLEKFCSKFGLNMVSVSDIIEYRLHHEKLINIEDAKRSPIAGFEALRYDVSDHLGNKHIAFVFGDIKDKTNVKFHKIRTDIELLSSPKYKEFVSHLNILDKEGGILIFLDGEDCNSNLFKNYGVGAQILKHLGAKDIEILSSSEYKEFVAIKGFGLNILGYKS, encoded by the coding sequence ATGGCTTTTGATAGGGTTTTGCAAGCTATTGATGATATAAAAAATGGAAAAATGGTTGTAATGGTAGATGATGAAGATAGAGAAAATGAAGGCGATATAGTTTACGCTGCTTGTTTTAGCGATATAGAAAAAGTAAATTTTATGATAACTAATGCAAAAGGTGTTTTATGTACTCCTGTTACTAGGGAATTAGCAGATAAATTTGAGTTAGCTCCTATGGTAAGCTCAAATACAAGTTGCCATGAAACAGCCTTTACAGTTAGCATAGACGCTAAAGAGGCGGCTACTGGAGTAAGTGCCTATGAGCGTGATATGACTATAAAAATGCTAGTTGATTATAATACCAAAGCTGATGATTTCGTGCGTCCGGGGCATATTTTTCCTCTTATTGCTAAAAAAGGCGGTGTTTTAGAGCGAACTGGACATACTGAAGGAAGCATAGATCTTTGTAAATTAGCCGGAGTTGCTCCAGTTTCTGTTATATGCGAAGTTGTAAATGATGATGGAACTATGGCAAGGCGTGATGATTTAGAGAAGTTTTGTTCTAAATTTGGATTAAATATGGTAAGCGTTTCAGATATCATAGAGTATCGCTTACATCATGAAAAACTCATAAACATAGAAGATGCAAAACGCAGCCCTATAGCTGGTTTTGAAGCTTTAAGATATGATGTTAGTGATCATTTAGGAAATAAGCATATCGCATTTGTGTTTGGAGATATTAAAGATAAAACAAACGTTAAATTTCATAAGATTAGAACAGATATAGAGCTTCTTAGCTCACCAAAATATAAAGAATTCGTATCTCATCTTAATATTTTAGATAAAGAAGGCGGAATTTTGATATTTCTTGATGGCGAGGATTGTAATTCAAATTTATTTAAAAATTACGGTGTAGGCGCTCAAATTCTAAAGCATTTAGGTGCTAAAGATATAGAAATACTAAGCTCTAGCGAGTATAAAGAATTTGTAGCCATTAAAGGTTTTGGACTAAATATTTTAGGATATAAAAGCTAA
- the ctb gene encoding group III truncated hemoglobin, which translates to MKNTEINEQNIMELMDSFYEKIRVDKDLGDIFNTSIGTSDEAWEAHKRKIGGFWKGMLLGSGVYNGNPLQKHFELPPFPKVFFTVWLGLFEDSLDEIYDEENKTIILQKAQMIANRFMHMLYND; encoded by the coding sequence ATGAAAAATACAGAGATAAATGAGCAAAACATTATGGAGCTTATGGATAGTTTCTATGAAAAGATCAGAGTAGATAAAGATTTGGGCGATATATTTAACACATCTATTGGCACGAGCGATGAGGCTTGGGAAGCCCACAAACGTAAGATAGGTGGCTTTTGGAAAGGTATGCTTCTTGGCTCAGGTGTTTATAATGGCAATCCATTGCAAAAGCATTTTGAGCTACCGCCATTTCCAAAGGTGTTTTTTACAGTATGGCTGGGGCTTTTTGAAGATAGTTTGGATGAAATTTATGATGAAGAAAATAAAACTATTATTTTGCAAAAAGCTCAAATGATAGCAAATAGATTTATGCATATGCTTTATAACGATTAA
- the dnaB gene encoding replicative DNA helicase (Pfam matches to PF03796.11 DnaB_C, and to PF00772.17 DnaB): protein MAEVIGQNLYDLDMERSILSAILFSEDNLGEIYDLINPSDFYLKGHADVYSAMIECLNHDEPVDMAFVKKRLANNFDDTVFTEIITTNSILDIKKYATELKEKSIKRSLINVAHKIPNKVNEDKASRDMVDDISGEIYSLVDNSNNGIIKESKEIITDVVKELEKQKNLIDRDIVGIDTGFKVLNEKTKGFKDGDLVIIAARPGMGKTTFVLNLVQKVLNQDLGVVFFSLEMPATQLMLRLLSAKTSIPLQNLMTADIDNDEITRLSDACDEMSRKKLFVYDSGNATIHQVRTQMRKLKTSHPEIKLCVIDYIGLMTNSSAYTDRHLQIAEISRGLKLLARELNLPVIALSQLNRSLEARANKRPMLSDLRESGAIEQDADTILFVYRNDVYLEQEEKEREQKAKLDGKEYARKFVPNKIEENAEIIIGKNRNGPTGTVDVVFQKEFTRFVDKSFSAPSMSVEFSG, encoded by the coding sequence ATGGCTGAAGTAATAGGACAAAATTTATATGATCTTGATATGGAAAGATCGATTTTAAGTGCGATTTTATTTAGTGAGGATAATCTTGGAGAGATTTATGATCTTATAAATCCTAGTGATTTTTATTTAAAAGGTCACGCCGATGTTTATTCTGCTATGATAGAATGTTTGAATCACGATGAGCCAGTTGATATGGCATTTGTTAAAAAACGACTTGCAAATAACTTTGACGATACCGTTTTTACCGAGATTATTACAACAAATTCTATATTGGATATAAAAAAGTATGCAACTGAGCTAAAAGAGAAGTCTATAAAGCGATCTTTGATTAACGTAGCCCATAAAATTCCTAATAAAGTAAATGAAGATAAAGCAAGCCGCGATATGGTAGATGATATAAGCGGTGAAATTTACTCTCTTGTTGATAATTCAAATAACGGAATTATCAAAGAAAGCAAAGAGATCATCACCGATGTTGTCAAAGAGTTGGAAAAACAAAAAAATCTCATTGACCGCGATATAGTCGGGATCGATACTGGATTTAAGGTATTAAATGAAAAAACAAAAGGTTTTAAAGACGGTGATTTGGTTATTATAGCTGCACGTCCTGGAATGGGAAAAACGACTTTTGTTCTAAATTTAGTTCAAAAAGTTTTAAATCAAGATTTAGGTGTTGTATTTTTCTCTTTAGAAATGCCAGCAACTCAGCTTATGTTAAGGCTTCTTAGTGCTAAAACTTCAATTCCGCTTCAAAATTTGATGACAGCAGATATAGATAATGATGAGATAACAAGGTTAAGTGATGCTTGCGATGAGATGTCTAGAAAAAAACTTTTTGTTTATGATAGCGGAAATGCGACCATTCATCAAGTAAGAACTCAGATGAGAAAACTAAAGACGTCTCATCCAGAAATCAAGCTTTGCGTGATTGATTATATCGGTTTGATGACAAACTCTTCAGCTTACACAGATAGGCATCTACAAATAGCCGAAATTTCTAGAGGTTTAAAGCTTTTAGCTCGTGAGTTAAATCTTCCGGTGATCGCTTTATCTCAGCTCAACAGAAGTTTAGAAGCAAGGGCAAATAAAAGACCTATGTTAAGTGATTTAAGAGAATCTGGAGCCATAGAGCAAGACGCCGATACGATTTTGTTTGTTTATAGAAATGATGTTTATCTGGAGCAAGAAGAGAAAGAAAGGGAGCAAAAAGCAAAGCTTGATGGAAAAGAGTATGCAAGAAAATTTGTTCCAAATAAGATAGAAGAAAATGCAGAGATCATCATTGGAAAAAATAGAAACGGACCGACTGGTACTGTTGATGTGGTATTTCAAAAGGAATTCACTCGTTTTGTTGATAAGAGTTTTTCAGCTCCTAGTATGAGTGTAGAGTTCAGTGGATAG
- the tgt gene encoding queuine tRNA-ribosyltransferase (Pfam match to PF01702.14 TGT) — MNFKIDKTDSNARACTIKTAHSTIQTPIFMPVGTLGAVKSLDAIDLKEILDAKIILANTYHLYLRPTSKVVKEFGGLHGFSKFDRSFLTDSGGFQAFSLSKISKPDENGIKFKSHIDGSMHYFTPKSVLDTQYDLGSDIMMILDDLVALPATKERIELSIKRTINWAKIASEYHKSNKQKGVGIGQNIFGIIQGGTDYNARKLCAEALCEMEFDGLAIGGLSVGESNEQMYDTVEALMPFIDKDRPRYLMGVGTPEDLVQNVERGVDMFDCVMPTRNARNGTLFTSFGKVNIKAAAFIKDDNKIDPECNCYTCRNFSRGYLNHLYKARELTFFRLASLHNLHYYLNLVKQMREAIMQGKFKEFKREFYAKRGVL; from the coding sequence ATGAATTTTAAAATAGATAAAACAGATAGCAACGCTAGAGCTTGTACCATAAAAACAGCGCACTCGACGATCCAAACTCCTATTTTTATGCCTGTTGGAACACTTGGAGCAGTCAAAAGCTTAGACGCTATAGATCTAAAAGAAATTCTAGACGCAAAAATAATACTAGCAAACACTTATCATCTATATTTGCGCCCGACAAGCAAGGTCGTAAAAGAGTTTGGCGGACTGCATGGTTTTAGTAAATTTGATAGAAGTTTTTTAACAGATAGCGGTGGATTTCAAGCATTTTCACTCTCGAAAATCTCAAAACCAGACGAAAATGGGATCAAATTTAAAAGCCATATAGATGGAAGTATGCACTATTTTACGCCTAAAAGCGTGCTTGATACGCAGTATGATTTAGGTAGCGATATCATGATGATACTTGATGATCTTGTAGCGCTCCCTGCTACTAAAGAAAGAATCGAGCTAAGCATAAAAAGGACGATAAACTGGGCGAAAATAGCCAGTGAATATCACAAATCAAACAAACAAAAAGGTGTTGGCATAGGTCAAAATATCTTTGGAATCATTCAAGGCGGAACCGACTATAACGCACGCAAACTCTGCGCCGAGGCGCTTTGTGAGATGGAGTTTGATGGACTTGCTATAGGAGGACTAAGCGTCGGAGAGAGCAATGAGCAGATGTATGACACGGTTGAAGCCCTTATGCCTTTTATAGACAAAGATCGCCCACGATACTTAATGGGCGTGGGAACCCCAGAGGATTTAGTGCAAAATGTAGAGCGAGGCGTAGATATGTTTGATTGCGTTATGCCTACAAGAAACGCGCGTAATGGTACGCTTTTTACAAGTTTTGGCAAAGTCAATATAAAAGCTGCGGCGTTTATCAAAGATGATAACAAGATCGACCCTGAATGCAACTGCTATACTTGTCGCAACTTTAGCCGCGGATACTTAAATCATCTTTATAAAGCTAGAGAACTTACGTTTTTTAGGCTTGCAAGTCTTCATAACCTGCATTACTATCTAAATTTGGTAAAACAGATGAGAGAAGCGATAATGCAAGGCAAATTTAAAGAATTTAAAAGAGAATTTTACGCAAAAAGAGGCGTATTATGA
- a CDS encoding putative CorA-like Mg2+ transporter protein (Pfam match to PF01544.14 CorA), whose product MINDEHRKKLEKASSRSGYFSAEGYKLLIISTDFHSQNAGFVFLGDEIFEKNGKEFIKVDSAKFETAIKNAINYFKTSLDKYEEEVLSTENLIYKNKFDSNFLEKYFKLKHNFSIFTILHQYFMVALNEFIDEFISYKKEFKNDIQSLKRIAKIIDDTASRLAITFSYYNSLKDKKHNKNLYILTVISAFFLPLNLITGFFGMNTGDMFLSGKYGTTIVLLSIIFIIITAIFYIMKTQKNHKI is encoded by the coding sequence ATGATAAATGATGAACATAGAAAAAAGTTAGAAAAAGCATCTAGTAGAAGTGGGTATTTCAGCGCAGAAGGATATAAACTGCTCATCATAAGCACGGATTTTCATAGTCAAAATGCGGGATTTGTATTTTTAGGAGATGAGATATTTGAAAAAAATGGTAAAGAATTTATAAAAGTTGATTCTGCTAAATTTGAAACAGCTATAAAAAACGCTATAAATTATTTTAAAACAAGTCTCGATAAGTATGAAGAGGAGGTTTTAAGCACTGAAAATCTCATATATAAAAATAAATTTGATAGTAATTTTTTAGAAAAATACTTTAAATTAAAGCATAATTTTTCTATTTTTACGATATTACATCAATACTTTATGGTAGCTTTAAACGAATTTATAGATGAGTTTATAAGCTATAAAAAAGAGTTTAAAAATGATATACAATCGTTAAAAAGGATAGCCAAAATCATAGACGATACTGCTTCAAGATTGGCTATAACTTTTAGTTATTACAACTCATTAAAAGATAAAAAACATAATAAAAATTTATATATTCTAACAGTTATCTCAGCATTTTTTCTACCATTAAATTTAATAACAGGATTTTTTGGAATGAACACCGGAGATATGTTTTTAAGCGGTAAATACGGTACTACGATAGTTCTTTTATCTATTATTTTTATAATCATAACAGCGATTTTTTATATAATGAAAACTCAAAAAAATCACAAAATTTAA
- the ogt gene encoding O6-alkylguanine-DNA-alkyltransferase (Pfam match to PF01035.16 DNA_binding_1) yields MKIAYMKTPIGNLKISCYDGKIINIDFCDEFINLEINDENLSLCVRELELYFQGKLVNFTTKIDITGSKFEQKVYKALLEIPYGSVVTYKYIAAKIGSPNAARAIGNANSKNKIPIIIPCHRVVGVSNLGGYSGGNGIETKKYLLNLEKSYL; encoded by the coding sequence TTGAAAATAGCGTATATGAAAACTCCGATTGGGAATTTAAAAATAAGCTGTTATGATGGAAAAATTATAAATATAGATTTCTGCGATGAATTTATAAATTTAGAAATAAATGATGAAAATTTAAGTCTTTGCGTACGCGAATTAGAGCTGTATTTTCAAGGAAAATTAGTAAATTTTACAACTAAAATCGATATAACAGGAAGTAAATTTGAACAAAAAGTATATAAAGCACTACTTGAAATTCCATATGGAAGCGTTGTAACTTATAAATATATAGCCGCCAAAATCGGCTCTCCAAATGCAGCTCGTGCCATAGGAAATGCAAATTCTAAAAACAAAATTCCTATCATAATCCCGTGTCATAGAGTAGTAGGAGTATCAAATTTAGGCGGATATAGTGGTGGAAATGGGATTGAAACAAAGAAATATCTACTAAATTTAGAAAAATCTTATTTATAG
- the acnB gene encoding aconitate hydratase 2 (Pfam matches to PF06434.9 Aconitase_2_N, and to PF11791.4 Aconitase_B_N, and to PF00330.16 Aconitase): MGFFDDYNVAKEERSKLGIPPLPLTKEQTKEVCELLKTCATKELVDLLANRVNPGVDDAAKVKAEFLNEIINHDLKCDLIDKFAAIKMLEPMLGGYSVIVLVASLHNSDESIQKASAEVLKNTIFVHDYFNDVAKLAKEGNKYAKSVLESWANAEWFKSRTDIPEKIEAVVFKVAGETNTDDLSPASEAFSRSDIPLHANAMLVKRQPGSLEKIAELKKSGREVIYVGDVVGTGSSRKSGINSIQWHLGYEINGIPNKKTGSVILGSIIAPIFFNTAEDSGALPIVVNVDGLEMGDKIEIYPYKGEIVKDGKVVKTFTLEPNTLKDEVKAGGRIPLIIARSLCSKARAELGLGSEDIFIKPSQPASKDSSGYTLAQKMVGRACGVEGVRAGMYVEPMTLTVGSQDTTGPMTRDEIKELASLGFSADFVLQSFCHTAAYPKPTDALMHKTLPDFMMSRGGVSLKPGDGVIHSWLNRMVLPDTVGTGGDSHTRFPIGISFPAGSGLVAFAAVLGSMPLNMPESVLVRFKGKMQPGITLRDLVNAIPYYAMKKGLLTVEKKGKINVFAGKVLEIEGLPDLKVEQAFELSDASAERSAAACAIALNKEPVIEYLNSNVVLIDAMINAGYGCEQTLARRRDKMKKWLENPTLLEADKDAKYHTVIEIDMNDIKEPILACPNDPDDVATLSEILADPKRPKNIDEVFVGSCMTNIGHYRALAEVLKGEGQVPTRLWIAPPTTMDEKQLRVEGKYSLFGAAGARTEVPGCSLCMGNQARVADNAVVFSTSTRNFDNRMGMGAQVYLGSAELAAVCAMLGRLPSVEEYMKIVPAKLAGKQDEIYKYLNFNLIPNFKLECY, from the coding sequence ATGGGCTTTTTTGATGATTATAACGTAGCTAAAGAAGAGCGTTCAAAACTTGGTATCCCACCACTTCCGCTTACTAAGGAGCAGACTAAAGAGGTTTGCGAATTGTTAAAAACCTGTGCAACTAAAGAGCTTGTCGATTTGCTTGCAAATCGTGTAAATCCAGGAGTTGATGACGCTGCAAAAGTAAAAGCCGAGTTTTTAAACGAGATTATAAATCACGATTTAAAATGCGATTTGATCGATAAATTTGCGGCTATAAAAATGCTTGAGCCTATGCTTGGCGGATATAGTGTGATAGTGCTTGTAGCAAGCCTTCATAATAGCGACGAGAGCATTCAAAAAGCATCGGCTGAAGTATTAAAAAATACTATTTTTGTGCATGATTATTTTAACGATGTAGCAAAACTCGCAAAAGAGGGCAATAAATACGCTAAATCCGTTCTTGAGAGTTGGGCGAACGCAGAGTGGTTCAAATCTAGAACAGATATCCCTGAAAAGATCGAAGCAGTTGTTTTTAAAGTAGCAGGAGAGACAAACACCGATGATTTAAGTCCTGCAAGTGAAGCATTTAGTCGCTCAGATATACCGCTTCATGCAAATGCTATGCTAGTTAAACGCCAACCAGGCAGCTTAGAAAAAATCGCCGAACTTAAAAAGAGTGGCCGCGAAGTAATATATGTAGGCGACGTAGTAGGAACTGGAAGTTCAAGAAAAAGCGGTATAAACTCAATCCAGTGGCATTTGGGTTATGAAATAAACGGCATACCAAATAAAAAAACAGGTAGCGTGATACTTGGCTCGATAATTGCTCCTATTTTCTTCAATACCGCTGAAGATAGTGGTGCTTTACCTATCGTTGTAAATGTAGATGGTTTAGAAATGGGCGATAAGATAGAAATTTATCCATATAAAGGTGAGATAGTAAAAGACGGTAAAGTAGTAAAGACATTTACTCTTGAACCAAATACCTTAAAAGACGAAGTAAAAGCAGGAGGTAGAATCCCACTTATCATCGCTAGAAGCCTTTGTTCTAAGGCTAGAGCGGAGCTTGGTCTTGGAAGCGAAGATATATTTATCAAACCGTCTCAACCAGCAAGTAAGGATAGCTCAGGTTATACTTTAGCCCAAAAAATGGTAGGTCGTGCGTGTGGAGTTGAGGGCGTAAGAGCAGGAATGTATGTAGAGCCTATGACTTTAACAGTTGGTTCTCAAGATACGACTGGACCGATGACAAGAGATGAGATAAAAGAGCTTGCAAGTCTTGGATTTTCTGCTGATTTTGTTTTGCAAAGTTTTTGCCATACTGCAGCCTATCCAAAACCGACAGACGCTTTAATGCACAAAACTTTACCTGATTTTATGATGAGTCGCGGTGGCGTGAGCTTAAAACCAGGTGATGGCGTTATCCACTCATGGCTAAATAGAATGGTATTACCAGATACAGTAGGAACAGGCGGAGACTCTCATACTCGTTTTCCTATCGGTATAAGTTTCCCTGCTGGTAGTGGTCTAGTTGCATTTGCGGCGGTTCTTGGCTCGATGCCTTTAAATATGCCTGAGTCTGTTTTAGTAAGATTTAAAGGTAAAATGCAACCGGGCATTACACTAAGAGATTTAGTAAATGCAATTCCGTATTATGCTATGAAAAAAGGTCTTTTGACTGTAGAGAAAAAAGGCAAAATCAACGTATTTGCCGGTAAAGTTTTAGAGATAGAAGGCTTACCTGATCTAAAAGTAGAACAAGCGTTTGAGCTAAGTGACGCAAGTGCCGAAAGAAGTGCTGCAGCTTGTGCTATTGCTTTAAATAAAGAGCCGGTTATAGAATACCTAAACTCAAATGTGGTTTTGATAGACGCGATGATAAATGCTGGTTATGGATGTGAGCAAACATTAGCTAGAAGAAGAGATAAAATGAAAAAATGGCTCGAAAATCCTACTCTTTTAGAAGCAGACAAAGACGCAAAATATCATACCGTTATCGAAATAGATATGAATGATATAAAAGAGCCGATACTTGCTTGTCCAAATGATCCAGACGACGTGGCTACGCTAAGTGAAATTTTAGCTGATCCAAAACGCCCTAAAAATATAGATGAAGTTTTTGTGGGTAGTTGTATGACAAATATCGGCCACTACAGAGCCTTAGCAGAAGTGTTAAAAGGTGAAGGTCAAGTTCCGACTCGTCTTTGGATAGCACCGCCTACGACAATGGATGAAAAACAACTAAGAGTAGAGGGTAAATACTCATTATTTGGCGCGGCAGGCGCTAGAACTGAAGTTCCTGGATGTTCGCTTTGTATGGGTAATCAAGCAAGAGTTGCAGATAACGCAGTGGTATTCTCAACATCAACTAGAAACTTTGATAATCGTATGGGTATGGGAGCTCAAGTTTATCTAGGATCTGCTGAATTAGCCGCAGTTTGCGCGATGCTAGGTAGGCTTCCTAGCGTAGAAGAGTATATGAAGATAGTTCCTGCAAAACTTGCTGGAAAACAAGATGAAATTTATAAATATCTAAATTTCAATCTTATACCAAACTTCAAACTAGAGTGTTACTAA